The following are encoded in a window of Loktanella sp. M215 genomic DNA:
- a CDS encoding hemerythrin domain-containing protein produces MDIANNIRQINNHQRRLFDALEEIDITEISTLAAVWRGLMFYLSVNMDAKERIFYPHLARVGLGATGAGNAEAEAITALQAHDRIRSKIADLDRLEIGYPEWFVALQELRNLNSDHIALEESQNLADFRRRATLNLRHELAIEFLAFQCDRLISGKSEIN; encoded by the coding sequence GTGGATATCGCAAATAACATCCGACAGATTAACAATCATCAACGGCGCCTGTTTGATGCGTTAGAAGAAATAGATATTACTGAAATTTCAACGTTAGCAGCGGTCTGGCGCGGTCTGATGTTTTATTTGAGCGTAAATATGGATGCCAAGGAGAGGATATTCTACCCTCATTTGGCACGTGTAGGGTTGGGTGCGACAGGTGCTGGAAATGCTGAAGCGGAAGCAATCACTGCACTTCAAGCCCACGATCGGATTCGGTCGAAAATAGCTGATTTAGATAGGTTAGAAATTGGTTACCCTGAATGGTTTGTAGCACTGCAAGAATTGCGTAATTTGAATAGTGACCATATTGCACTGGAGGAAAGTCAGAACCTTGCAGACTTTCGTCGTCGTGCCACTCTCAACTTGAGACATGAGCTTGCCATCGAATTCCTTGCCTTTCAGTGTGATCGCCTCATTTCAGGTAAAAGTGAAATAAACTAA